A single window of Micrococcaceae bacterium Sec5.1 DNA harbors:
- the htpX gene encoding zinc metalloprotease HtpX, producing the protein MHKHNNGLKTAALFGVLWAVLLGLGAIIGAGTRSTTPIWIFALIGVATTAYGYWNSDKIAIRSMAAYPVTEAQAPQLYQIVRELSVRANKPMPRIYLSPTMTPNAFATGRSPKNAAVCCTEGILHVLDARELRGVLGHELMHVYNRDILTSSVAAAVAGVITSVGQMLLFFGGGDRRNANPIAMIAMALLAPFAASLIQMAISRTREYDADEDGAELTGDPLALASALRKIESGVSQLPLPQDQRLVNASHLMIANPFRGGGMRRLFSTHPPMKERITRLERMAGRPLS; encoded by the coding sequence GTGCACAAACACAACAATGGACTCAAGACCGCAGCACTTTTCGGTGTGCTGTGGGCGGTGCTGTTGGGTTTGGGCGCCATTATCGGGGCCGGCACGCGCAGCACCACGCCCATCTGGATCTTTGCCCTGATCGGGGTAGCCACCACCGCCTACGGATACTGGAACAGCGACAAGATCGCCATCCGCTCCATGGCCGCCTATCCCGTCACCGAAGCCCAAGCCCCACAGCTGTACCAGATTGTCCGGGAGCTTTCCGTGCGGGCCAACAAGCCCATGCCGCGGATTTACCTCTCGCCCACCATGACGCCCAACGCCTTCGCTACCGGCCGCAGTCCCAAGAACGCCGCGGTCTGCTGCACCGAGGGAATCCTGCATGTCCTTGATGCCCGCGAGCTCCGGGGTGTCCTGGGCCATGAGCTCATGCACGTGTACAACCGAGACATCCTGACGTCGTCCGTAGCTGCCGCCGTTGCGGGCGTGATCACGTCCGTGGGGCAGATGTTGTTGTTCTTCGGCGGAGGGGACCGGCGCAACGCCAACCCCATCGCGATGATCGCCATGGCCCTGCTGGCGCCGTTCGCGGCCTCCCTGATCCAAATGGCGATCTCCCGCACCCGGGAGTACGACGCCGATGAGGACGGGGCCGAGCTGACCGGCGATCCGCTGGCGCTGGCCTCAGCCCTGCGCAAGATCGAATCGGGTGTCTCCCAGCTTCCGCTCCCACAGGATCAAAGGCTCGTGAATGCTTCCCACCTCATGATCGCGAACCCATTCCGAGGCGGTGGCATGCGGCGCCTCTTCTCCACCCACCCGCCGATGAAGGAACGCATCACCAGGCTTGAGCGCATGGCGGGCCGGCCGCTTTCCTAA